A window of Syngnathoides biaculeatus isolate LvHL_M chromosome 9, ASM1980259v1, whole genome shotgun sequence contains these coding sequences:
- the LOC133506728 gene encoding apoptosis-stimulating of p53 protein 2-like isoform X2, whose translation MRPTFVSVFLGGGPQNCCEVPVTPETLCRDVLHLCMEPGENRCCLTERWRGNERIVGEEEKMTEVLQRWGQHTGEVSYLLRRLPPAADRPTRRGLGVGEDDEVLASHRDTALSELKDLVARQQLHIEVKQHLLASKEQHLWRLRHEDRWETFEEEHVQRLRDNASKQEAKLRRVRALRGQVELKRISNRKLASEVEHASVLFQRKQTELLAGAAHAEELSKQLEALGSDGTAAGGSSSSSAAELERLRGELQVRNRLSQEHNSRLQRQKDALSRKNQEVATVERRVAELRLRLCKKKAGLEHKENTPVPLDSQTLQHATSKVAAVGPYIRSPCQGRAVPLKSTYPNGTAALPLHNKVVNPTGSNGGAAHTSTLPRVTKLRRYTSESDAFRSSNGLSPVPARTNHTTEKLLGEQKVSVTNCKASCTGTFPVEMRASAGALHSYTLPLPHKQERPPAAAVRPYTPEPLEAPNPPEPPDPVALALAPAPVLQKPQTVAAASIYSMYTLGKSYQSNTLPRCQMRVYGKPALQGSGGQQSDSCAITSGSSKSGEVDASRWDRCNASGAEPATERDSPRPLSPTKLLPFPMNTHRNPSDADPEATRRRQRAPRPLKKRGSVAEAEGPAGSNIQKLLFQKTTLAAMETILMETAETVPVDTQDPVSEHFGTSDTSEGADPKRSPGTPPSAPPRSPNPISASRRNPATNRDVKEEAVRSVTAEEFPPYPPPPYPARGDAALNLRPPQRKKSILRTSTSVPADRIVRVKFNPLAVLLDASLEGEYDLVQRVVYEVDDPSGANDEGITALHNAVCAGHADVVRFLIHFGVDVNAADSDGWTPLHCAASCNNVDACKFLVESGAAVLAVTHSDERTAADKCEEMDDGYAQCSHFLYGVQEKMGVTNRGTVYGLWDYEAQSEDELSFKTGDCLTVLRQDEQADGGWWWACCGDRRGFVPRNLLGLYPRIRPRHRSLA comes from the exons ATGAGGCCG aCGTTCGTGAGCGTGTTCCTGGGCGGCGGGCCGCAGAACTGCTGCGAGGTTCCCGTCACCCCGGAAACGCTTTGCAGGGACGTTCTGCACTTGTGTATGGAACCGGGAGAGAACCGCTGCTGCCTCACCGAGAGATGGAGGGGAAatg AACGCATCGTCGGGGAAGAGGAGAAGATGACGGAGGTGTTGCAGCGTTGGGGGCAGCACACTGGGGAGGTGTCCTACCTTCTCAGGCGTCTGCCACCCGCAG CCGACCGTCCGACGCGCAGAGGTCTCGGCGTCGGCGAGGATGACGAG GTGTTAGCGTCTCATCGAGACACAGCGCTGAGCGAGCTAAAAGATTTGGTGGCCCGACAGCAGCTACACATCGAAGTCAAGCAACATCTGCTGGCCTCCAAG GAGCAGCATCTGTGGCGTTTGAGGCACGAGGACCGTTGGGAGACGTTTGAGGAGGAGCACGTACAACGTCTTCGGGACAACGCCAGCAAGCAGGAGGCCAAACTGCGGCGTGTGCGGGCCCTCAGGGGCCAAGTGGAGCTCAAACGCATCAGTAACAGAAAGTTgg CGTCGGAAGTGGAGCACGCGAGCGTCCTGTTCCAGCGGAAGCAGACGGAGCTCCTGGCGGGCGCGGCCCACGCGGAGGAGCTGAGCAAGCAGCTGGAGGCGCTCGGGAGCGACGGGACGGCGGCCGGAGGCTCGTCTTCCTCCTCGGCCGCCGAGCTGGAGCGGCTGCGCGGAGAGCTGCAG GTGAGGAATCGACTGAGCCAGGAGCACAATTCGCGCTTGCAGCGGCAGAAAGACGCGCTGAGCAGGAAGAACCAGGAGGTGGCGACCGTGGAGCGACGGGTGGCCGAGCTGCGTCTGCGCCTTTGCAAGAAGAAGGCCGGGCTGGAGCATAAGGAGAACACACCT GTGCCTTTGGACAGCCAAACCCTTCAGCATGCCACATCCAAGGTAGCAGCGGTGGGTCCATACATCCGGTCACCCTGCCAGGGTCGAGCGGTTCCGCTGAAGTCCACCTACCCGAACGGCACCGCCGCCCTACCGCTCCACAACAAAG TCGTCAACCCAACCGGCTCTAACGGAGGAGCCGCCCACACGTCCACGCTGCCCCGCGTGACCAAACTGCGTCGCTACACTTCAG AGTCCGACGCCTTCAGGAGTTCCAATGGCCTGTCCCCTGTTCCCGCACGCACCAATCACACGACAGAAAAACTGCTCGGAGAGCAGAAG GTATCGGTGACGAATTGCAAAGCCTCCTGCACTGGAACCTTCCCTGTCGAGATGCGGGCATCAGCGGGTGCTCTTCACAGTTACACCCTCCCGCTGCCGCACAAGCAGGAGAGGCCCCCAGCCGCCGCCGTGCGACCCTACACCCCCGAGCCTCTGGAAGCCCCGAATCCCCCGGAGCCCCCGGACCCCGTGGCCCTGGCCCTGGCCCCGGCCCCAGTGCTGCAGAAGCCTCAGACGGTGGCGGCGGCGTCCATCTACTCCATGTACACGCTGGGAAAGAGCTACCAGTCCAACACGCTTCCACGGTGTCAGATGCGAG TGTATGGGAAACCAGCCCTCCAGGGCAGCGGGGGGCAGCAGTCCGACAGTTGTGCCATCACCTCTGGATCTTCCAAGAGCGGTGAGGTTGATGCCAGTCGCTGGGACAGATGCAACGCTTCTGGGGCGGAGCCTGCCACGGAGCGAGACAGTCCTCGGCCCCTGAGCCCCACCAAGCTTCTCCCCTTCCCGATGAACACCCACAGGAACCCCAGCGACGCCGACCCGGAAGCCACGCGGCGCCGCCAGCGTGCCCCGCGGCCCCTGAAGAAACGCGGCTCCGTCGCGGAGGCCGAAGGCCCTGCTGGATCCAATATCCAGAAGCTTCTTTTCCAGAAGACCACCCTGGCTGCCATGGAGACAATCCTCATGGAGACCGCTGAGACTGTCCCCGTGGACACCCAAGACCCGGTCTCGGAGCACTTTGGGACATCCGACACGAGTGAGGGAGCGGATCCGAAGCGTTCACCCGGGACGCCGCCCTCCGCGCCCCCACGCTCCCCTAACCCGATCTCCGCCTCCCGCCGCAACCCAGCAACTAATCGAGATGTCAAGGAGGAAGCCGTGCGCTCAGTCACAGCGGAGGAGTTCCCGCCCTACCCGCCTCCCCCTTACCCCGCGCGAGGGGACGCTGCCCTCAACCTGAGGCCCCCTCAG CGAAAGAAGTCTATCCTCCGCACGTCGACCTCAGTTCCGGCGGATCGGATCGTGCGGGTCAAGTTCAACCCCTTGGCCGTCTtgctggacgcctccctggagGGCGAGTACGACCTAGTCCAGAGGGTCGTTTACGAA GTGGACGATCCCAGCGGGGCCAACGATGAAGGCATCACGGCCCTGCACAACGCCGTCTGCGCCGGCCATGCCGACGTCGTACGCTTCCTGATCCACTTCGGCGTTGACGTCAACGCCGCCGACAGCGACGGATG GACGCCGCTGCACTGCGCCGCCTCCTGCAACAACGTGGACGCCTGCAAGTTCCTGGTGGAGAGCGGCGCCGCCGTCCTGGCCGTGACGCACAGCGACGAGCGGACGGCGGCCGACAAATGCGAGGAGATGGACGACGGATACGCTCAGTGCTCGCACTTCCTCTACG GCGTCCAAGAGAAGATGGGAGTCACGAACCGGGGCACGGTCTACGGCCTTTGGGACTACGAGGCTCAGAGCGAGGACGAGCTGTCCTTCAAGACGGGCGACTGCTTGACGGTGCTGCGGCAAGACGAGCAGGCCGACGGCGGGTGGTGGTGGGCGTGCTGCGGCGATCGCCGGGGATTCGTACCCAGAAACCTGCTCGGG CTCTATCCAAGGATCCGTCCCCGACACAGAAGTCTGGCGTAG
- the LOC133506728 gene encoding apoptosis-stimulating of p53 protein 2-like isoform X1 — MRPTFVSVFLGGGPQNCCEVPVTPETLCRDVLHLCMEPGENRCCLTERWRGNERIVGEEEKMTEVLQRWGQHTGEVSYLLRRLPPAADRPTRRGLGVGEDDEVLASHRDTALSELKDLVARQQLHIEVKQHLLASKEQHLWRLRHEDRWETFEEEHVQRLRDNASKQEAKLRRVRALRGQVELKRISNRKLASEVEHASVLFQRKQTELLAGAAHAEELSKQLEALGSDGTAAGGSSSSSAAELERLRGELQVRNRLSQEHNSRLQRQKDALSRKNQEVATVERRVAELRLRLCKKKAGLEHKENTPVPLDSQTLQHATSKVAAVGPYIRSPCQGRAVPLKSTYPNGTAALPLHNKVVNPTGSNGGAAHTSTLPRVTKLRRYTSGQREEQQWFHLRLKNSSLDDVLSAESDAFRSSNGLSPVPARTNHTTEKLLGEQKVSVTNCKASCTGTFPVEMRASAGALHSYTLPLPHKQERPPAAAVRPYTPEPLEAPNPPEPPDPVALALAPAPVLQKPQTVAAASIYSMYTLGKSYQSNTLPRCQMRVYGKPALQGSGGQQSDSCAITSGSSKSGEVDASRWDRCNASGAEPATERDSPRPLSPTKLLPFPMNTHRNPSDADPEATRRRQRAPRPLKKRGSVAEAEGPAGSNIQKLLFQKTTLAAMETILMETAETVPVDTQDPVSEHFGTSDTSEGADPKRSPGTPPSAPPRSPNPISASRRNPATNRDVKEEAVRSVTAEEFPPYPPPPYPARGDAALNLRPPQRKKSILRTSTSVPADRIVRVKFNPLAVLLDASLEGEYDLVQRVVYEVDDPSGANDEGITALHNAVCAGHADVVRFLIHFGVDVNAADSDGWTPLHCAASCNNVDACKFLVESGAAVLAVTHSDERTAADKCEEMDDGYAQCSHFLYGVQEKMGVTNRGTVYGLWDYEAQSEDELSFKTGDCLTVLRQDEQADGGWWWACCGDRRGFVPRNLLGLYPRIRPRHRSLA; from the exons ATGAGGCCG aCGTTCGTGAGCGTGTTCCTGGGCGGCGGGCCGCAGAACTGCTGCGAGGTTCCCGTCACCCCGGAAACGCTTTGCAGGGACGTTCTGCACTTGTGTATGGAACCGGGAGAGAACCGCTGCTGCCTCACCGAGAGATGGAGGGGAAatg AACGCATCGTCGGGGAAGAGGAGAAGATGACGGAGGTGTTGCAGCGTTGGGGGCAGCACACTGGGGAGGTGTCCTACCTTCTCAGGCGTCTGCCACCCGCAG CCGACCGTCCGACGCGCAGAGGTCTCGGCGTCGGCGAGGATGACGAG GTGTTAGCGTCTCATCGAGACACAGCGCTGAGCGAGCTAAAAGATTTGGTGGCCCGACAGCAGCTACACATCGAAGTCAAGCAACATCTGCTGGCCTCCAAG GAGCAGCATCTGTGGCGTTTGAGGCACGAGGACCGTTGGGAGACGTTTGAGGAGGAGCACGTACAACGTCTTCGGGACAACGCCAGCAAGCAGGAGGCCAAACTGCGGCGTGTGCGGGCCCTCAGGGGCCAAGTGGAGCTCAAACGCATCAGTAACAGAAAGTTgg CGTCGGAAGTGGAGCACGCGAGCGTCCTGTTCCAGCGGAAGCAGACGGAGCTCCTGGCGGGCGCGGCCCACGCGGAGGAGCTGAGCAAGCAGCTGGAGGCGCTCGGGAGCGACGGGACGGCGGCCGGAGGCTCGTCTTCCTCCTCGGCCGCCGAGCTGGAGCGGCTGCGCGGAGAGCTGCAG GTGAGGAATCGACTGAGCCAGGAGCACAATTCGCGCTTGCAGCGGCAGAAAGACGCGCTGAGCAGGAAGAACCAGGAGGTGGCGACCGTGGAGCGACGGGTGGCCGAGCTGCGTCTGCGCCTTTGCAAGAAGAAGGCCGGGCTGGAGCATAAGGAGAACACACCT GTGCCTTTGGACAGCCAAACCCTTCAGCATGCCACATCCAAGGTAGCAGCGGTGGGTCCATACATCCGGTCACCCTGCCAGGGTCGAGCGGTTCCGCTGAAGTCCACCTACCCGAACGGCACCGCCGCCCTACCGCTCCACAACAAAG TCGTCAACCCAACCGGCTCTAACGGAGGAGCCGCCCACACGTCCACGCTGCCCCGCGTGACCAAACTGCGTCGCTACACTTCAGGTCAACGAGAGGAACAACAATGGTTCCATCTGAGATTGAAGAACTCGAGCCTTGACGACGTTCTGTCTGCAGAGTCCGACGCCTTCAGGAGTTCCAATGGCCTGTCCCCTGTTCCCGCACGCACCAATCACACGACAGAAAAACTGCTCGGAGAGCAGAAG GTATCGGTGACGAATTGCAAAGCCTCCTGCACTGGAACCTTCCCTGTCGAGATGCGGGCATCAGCGGGTGCTCTTCACAGTTACACCCTCCCGCTGCCGCACAAGCAGGAGAGGCCCCCAGCCGCCGCCGTGCGACCCTACACCCCCGAGCCTCTGGAAGCCCCGAATCCCCCGGAGCCCCCGGACCCCGTGGCCCTGGCCCTGGCCCCGGCCCCAGTGCTGCAGAAGCCTCAGACGGTGGCGGCGGCGTCCATCTACTCCATGTACACGCTGGGAAAGAGCTACCAGTCCAACACGCTTCCACGGTGTCAGATGCGAG TGTATGGGAAACCAGCCCTCCAGGGCAGCGGGGGGCAGCAGTCCGACAGTTGTGCCATCACCTCTGGATCTTCCAAGAGCGGTGAGGTTGATGCCAGTCGCTGGGACAGATGCAACGCTTCTGGGGCGGAGCCTGCCACGGAGCGAGACAGTCCTCGGCCCCTGAGCCCCACCAAGCTTCTCCCCTTCCCGATGAACACCCACAGGAACCCCAGCGACGCCGACCCGGAAGCCACGCGGCGCCGCCAGCGTGCCCCGCGGCCCCTGAAGAAACGCGGCTCCGTCGCGGAGGCCGAAGGCCCTGCTGGATCCAATATCCAGAAGCTTCTTTTCCAGAAGACCACCCTGGCTGCCATGGAGACAATCCTCATGGAGACCGCTGAGACTGTCCCCGTGGACACCCAAGACCCGGTCTCGGAGCACTTTGGGACATCCGACACGAGTGAGGGAGCGGATCCGAAGCGTTCACCCGGGACGCCGCCCTCCGCGCCCCCACGCTCCCCTAACCCGATCTCCGCCTCCCGCCGCAACCCAGCAACTAATCGAGATGTCAAGGAGGAAGCCGTGCGCTCAGTCACAGCGGAGGAGTTCCCGCCCTACCCGCCTCCCCCTTACCCCGCGCGAGGGGACGCTGCCCTCAACCTGAGGCCCCCTCAG CGAAAGAAGTCTATCCTCCGCACGTCGACCTCAGTTCCGGCGGATCGGATCGTGCGGGTCAAGTTCAACCCCTTGGCCGTCTtgctggacgcctccctggagGGCGAGTACGACCTAGTCCAGAGGGTCGTTTACGAA GTGGACGATCCCAGCGGGGCCAACGATGAAGGCATCACGGCCCTGCACAACGCCGTCTGCGCCGGCCATGCCGACGTCGTACGCTTCCTGATCCACTTCGGCGTTGACGTCAACGCCGCCGACAGCGACGGATG GACGCCGCTGCACTGCGCCGCCTCCTGCAACAACGTGGACGCCTGCAAGTTCCTGGTGGAGAGCGGCGCCGCCGTCCTGGCCGTGACGCACAGCGACGAGCGGACGGCGGCCGACAAATGCGAGGAGATGGACGACGGATACGCTCAGTGCTCGCACTTCCTCTACG GCGTCCAAGAGAAGATGGGAGTCACGAACCGGGGCACGGTCTACGGCCTTTGGGACTACGAGGCTCAGAGCGAGGACGAGCTGTCCTTCAAGACGGGCGACTGCTTGACGGTGCTGCGGCAAGACGAGCAGGCCGACGGCGGGTGGTGGTGGGCGTGCTGCGGCGATCGCCGGGGATTCGTACCCAGAAACCTGCTCGGG CTCTATCCAAGGATCCGTCCCCGACACAGAAGTCTGGCGTAG
- the LOC133506728 gene encoding apoptosis-stimulating of p53 protein 2-like isoform X4, which translates to MRPTFVSVFLGGGPQNCCEVPVTPETLCRDVLHLCMEPGENRCCLTERWRGNERIVGEEEKMTEVLQRWGQHTGEVSYLLRRLPPAADRPTRRGLGVGEDDEVLASHRDTALSELKDLVARQQLHIEVKQHLLASKEQHLWRLRHEDRWETFEEEHVQRLRDNASKQEAKLRRVRALRGQVELKRISNRKLASEVEHASVLFQRKQTELLAGAAHAEELSKQLEALGSDGTAAGGSSSSSAAELERLRGELQVRNRLSQEHNSRLQRQKDALSRKNQEVATVERRVAELRLRLCKKKAGLEHKENTPVPLDSQTLQHATSKVAAVGPYIRSPCQGRAVPLKSTYPNGTAALPLHNKVVNPTGSNGGAAHTSTLPRVTKLRRYTSGQREEQQWFHLRLKNSSLDDVLSAESDAFRSSNGLSPVPARTNHTTEKLLGEQKVSVTNCKASCTGTFPVEMRASAGALHSYTLPLPHKQERPPAAAVRPYTPEPLEAPNPPEPPDPVALALAPAPVLQKPQTVAAASIYSMYTLGKSYQSNTLPRCQMRVYGKPALQGSGGQQSDSCAITSGSSKSGEVDASRWDRCNASGAEPATERDSPRPLSPTKLLPFPMNTHRNPSDADPEATRRRQRAPRPLKKRGSVAEAEGPAGSNIQKLLFQKTTLAAMETILMETAETVPVDTQDPVSEHFGTSDTSEGADPKRSPGTPPSAPPRSPNPISASRRNPATNRDVKEEAVRSVTAEEFPPYPPPPYPARGDAALNLRPPQRKKSILRTSTSVPADRIVRVKFNPLAVLLDASLEGEYDLVQRVVYEVDDPSGANDEGITALHNAVCAGHADVVRFLIHFGVDVNAADSDGWTPLHCAASCNNVDACKFLVESGAAVLAVTHSDERTAADKCEEMDDGYAQCSHFLYALSKDPSPTQKSGVAEVDSAGPPRSTQINEQCWRQTQ; encoded by the exons ATGAGGCCG aCGTTCGTGAGCGTGTTCCTGGGCGGCGGGCCGCAGAACTGCTGCGAGGTTCCCGTCACCCCGGAAACGCTTTGCAGGGACGTTCTGCACTTGTGTATGGAACCGGGAGAGAACCGCTGCTGCCTCACCGAGAGATGGAGGGGAAatg AACGCATCGTCGGGGAAGAGGAGAAGATGACGGAGGTGTTGCAGCGTTGGGGGCAGCACACTGGGGAGGTGTCCTACCTTCTCAGGCGTCTGCCACCCGCAG CCGACCGTCCGACGCGCAGAGGTCTCGGCGTCGGCGAGGATGACGAG GTGTTAGCGTCTCATCGAGACACAGCGCTGAGCGAGCTAAAAGATTTGGTGGCCCGACAGCAGCTACACATCGAAGTCAAGCAACATCTGCTGGCCTCCAAG GAGCAGCATCTGTGGCGTTTGAGGCACGAGGACCGTTGGGAGACGTTTGAGGAGGAGCACGTACAACGTCTTCGGGACAACGCCAGCAAGCAGGAGGCCAAACTGCGGCGTGTGCGGGCCCTCAGGGGCCAAGTGGAGCTCAAACGCATCAGTAACAGAAAGTTgg CGTCGGAAGTGGAGCACGCGAGCGTCCTGTTCCAGCGGAAGCAGACGGAGCTCCTGGCGGGCGCGGCCCACGCGGAGGAGCTGAGCAAGCAGCTGGAGGCGCTCGGGAGCGACGGGACGGCGGCCGGAGGCTCGTCTTCCTCCTCGGCCGCCGAGCTGGAGCGGCTGCGCGGAGAGCTGCAG GTGAGGAATCGACTGAGCCAGGAGCACAATTCGCGCTTGCAGCGGCAGAAAGACGCGCTGAGCAGGAAGAACCAGGAGGTGGCGACCGTGGAGCGACGGGTGGCCGAGCTGCGTCTGCGCCTTTGCAAGAAGAAGGCCGGGCTGGAGCATAAGGAGAACACACCT GTGCCTTTGGACAGCCAAACCCTTCAGCATGCCACATCCAAGGTAGCAGCGGTGGGTCCATACATCCGGTCACCCTGCCAGGGTCGAGCGGTTCCGCTGAAGTCCACCTACCCGAACGGCACCGCCGCCCTACCGCTCCACAACAAAG TCGTCAACCCAACCGGCTCTAACGGAGGAGCCGCCCACACGTCCACGCTGCCCCGCGTGACCAAACTGCGTCGCTACACTTCAGGTCAACGAGAGGAACAACAATGGTTCCATCTGAGATTGAAGAACTCGAGCCTTGACGACGTTCTGTCTGCAGAGTCCGACGCCTTCAGGAGTTCCAATGGCCTGTCCCCTGTTCCCGCACGCACCAATCACACGACAGAAAAACTGCTCGGAGAGCAGAAG GTATCGGTGACGAATTGCAAAGCCTCCTGCACTGGAACCTTCCCTGTCGAGATGCGGGCATCAGCGGGTGCTCTTCACAGTTACACCCTCCCGCTGCCGCACAAGCAGGAGAGGCCCCCAGCCGCCGCCGTGCGACCCTACACCCCCGAGCCTCTGGAAGCCCCGAATCCCCCGGAGCCCCCGGACCCCGTGGCCCTGGCCCTGGCCCCGGCCCCAGTGCTGCAGAAGCCTCAGACGGTGGCGGCGGCGTCCATCTACTCCATGTACACGCTGGGAAAGAGCTACCAGTCCAACACGCTTCCACGGTGTCAGATGCGAG TGTATGGGAAACCAGCCCTCCAGGGCAGCGGGGGGCAGCAGTCCGACAGTTGTGCCATCACCTCTGGATCTTCCAAGAGCGGTGAGGTTGATGCCAGTCGCTGGGACAGATGCAACGCTTCTGGGGCGGAGCCTGCCACGGAGCGAGACAGTCCTCGGCCCCTGAGCCCCACCAAGCTTCTCCCCTTCCCGATGAACACCCACAGGAACCCCAGCGACGCCGACCCGGAAGCCACGCGGCGCCGCCAGCGTGCCCCGCGGCCCCTGAAGAAACGCGGCTCCGTCGCGGAGGCCGAAGGCCCTGCTGGATCCAATATCCAGAAGCTTCTTTTCCAGAAGACCACCCTGGCTGCCATGGAGACAATCCTCATGGAGACCGCTGAGACTGTCCCCGTGGACACCCAAGACCCGGTCTCGGAGCACTTTGGGACATCCGACACGAGTGAGGGAGCGGATCCGAAGCGTTCACCCGGGACGCCGCCCTCCGCGCCCCCACGCTCCCCTAACCCGATCTCCGCCTCCCGCCGCAACCCAGCAACTAATCGAGATGTCAAGGAGGAAGCCGTGCGCTCAGTCACAGCGGAGGAGTTCCCGCCCTACCCGCCTCCCCCTTACCCCGCGCGAGGGGACGCTGCCCTCAACCTGAGGCCCCCTCAG CGAAAGAAGTCTATCCTCCGCACGTCGACCTCAGTTCCGGCGGATCGGATCGTGCGGGTCAAGTTCAACCCCTTGGCCGTCTtgctggacgcctccctggagGGCGAGTACGACCTAGTCCAGAGGGTCGTTTACGAA GTGGACGATCCCAGCGGGGCCAACGATGAAGGCATCACGGCCCTGCACAACGCCGTCTGCGCCGGCCATGCCGACGTCGTACGCTTCCTGATCCACTTCGGCGTTGACGTCAACGCCGCCGACAGCGACGGATG GACGCCGCTGCACTGCGCCGCCTCCTGCAACAACGTGGACGCCTGCAAGTTCCTGGTGGAGAGCGGCGCCGCCGTCCTGGCCGTGACGCACAGCGACGAGCGGACGGCGGCCGACAAATGCGAGGAGATGGACGACGGATACGCTCAGTGCTCGCACTTCCTCTACG CTCTATCCAAGGATCCGTCCCCGACACAGAAGTCTGGCGTAGCTGAGGTGGACTCCGCAGGACCGCCAAGATCCActcaaataaatgaacaatgttGGCGtcaaacacaataa